In Tepidimonas taiwanensis, the following are encoded in one genomic region:
- a CDS encoding DUF4212 domain-containing protein, whose product MSQDNNARAYWSATLGLLTKVLVIWFLVSYGAGILFADALNAIKLGGYPLGFWFAQQGSIYVFIALIFWYAAQMRKIDQKFGMAED is encoded by the coding sequence ATGTCCCAAGACAACAACGCCCGGGCCTACTGGTCCGCGACGCTGGGGCTGCTGACCAAAGTGCTGGTCATCTGGTTCCTGGTGTCCTACGGCGCCGGCATCCTGTTTGCCGATGCGCTCAACGCCATCAAGCTGGGGGGCTACCCGCTCGGGTTCTGGTTCGCCCAGCAGGGTTCCATCTACGTGTTCATCGCCCTGATCTTCTGGTACGCGGCGCAGATGCGCAAGATCGACCAGAAGTTCGGCATGGCCGAAGATTGA
- a CDS encoding histidine phosphatase family protein, translated as MRLWLVRHAATAVPAGVCCGRWDVPADPAATARAADVLHAVLPRSALWWASPQRRARQLADALAARRPMAPPVVDTRLAEFDFGTWEGQPWDALPRAALDAWAADFADHIVGGGESVRALLTRVRAALGDTLRALQDHRDTDAVWFTHAGVIRAVRYTVDRGWDAVPARGEDWPAAAPACGGWCAVDIDPARVTGGH; from the coding sequence ATGCGCCTGTGGCTCGTGCGTCACGCGGCCACCGCCGTGCCGGCGGGGGTGTGTTGCGGGCGCTGGGACGTGCCCGCCGATCCGGCCGCCACCGCGCGGGCGGCCGACGTTCTGCACGCCGTGCTGCCCCGCTCGGCTCTCTGGTGGGCCTCGCCCCAGCGCCGCGCGCGGCAGCTGGCCGACGCGCTGGCGGCGCGACGCCCGATGGCGCCCCCGGTCGTCGATACGCGGCTCGCGGAATTCGACTTTGGCACCTGGGAGGGCCAGCCGTGGGACGCGCTGCCGCGCGCGGCGCTCGACGCGTGGGCGGCCGATTTTGCCGATCACATCGTGGGCGGCGGCGAGTCGGTGCGCGCCTTGTTGACCCGGGTGCGCGCCGCGCTGGGCGACACGCTGCGGGCGCTGCAGGACCATCGCGACACCGACGCCGTGTGGTTCACGCACGCCGGGGTCATCCGCGCGGTGCGCTACACCGTCGACCGCGGCTGGGACGCCGTGCCGGCGCGCGGCGAGGACTGGCCTGCCGCCGCGCCCGCGTGCGGCGGGTGGTGCGCGGTCGACATTGACCCGGCCCGCGTGACCGGTGGCCATTGA
- a CDS encoding adenosylcobinamide-GDP ribazoletransferase translates to MARLTAPLRHFLLALQFFTRIPVTGRLAAWVGYSPAMLRASAAYFPAVGWVVGGVTAAVMAAALWGLPPLAAAPWVAALLATAAGVALTGAFHEDGLADTADALGGVVPRERALAIMKDSRIGSYAAVTLVLALLLKVGLLALLAQAGVHTAVAALFLAHVVSRWTPLWIIRTLPYVGDEAHTKAKPLADAISTRALAVGTLWCIGAGLVAGRWLSVEVLGAAATGALLALAAMRAWLDRRLQGFTGDTLGATQQVTELAVYLGIAVALGLTARFGG, encoded by the coding sequence ATGGCGAGGTTGACCGCGCCGCTGCGCCACTTTTTGCTGGCGCTGCAGTTTTTTACCCGCATCCCGGTGACAGGGCGGCTGGCGGCGTGGGTGGGGTATTCGCCCGCGATGCTGCGCGCCAGCGCCGCGTACTTCCCGGCGGTGGGGTGGGTCGTGGGCGGCGTGACGGCCGCGGTGATGGCCGCCGCGCTGTGGGGGCTGCCGCCGCTGGCGGCGGCACCGTGGGTGGCGGCGTTGCTGGCCACGGCGGCCGGGGTGGCGCTCACGGGGGCATTTCATGAGGATGGCCTCGCCGACACCGCCGACGCGCTGGGCGGTGTGGTGCCGCGCGAGCGGGCGCTGGCGATCATGAAGGACTCGCGCATTGGCAGTTATGCGGCGGTGACGCTGGTGCTGGCGCTGCTGCTCAAAGTCGGCCTGCTGGCGTTGCTCGCGCAGGCTGGCGTGCACACGGCGGTCGCGGCGCTGTTCCTGGCGCACGTGGTCTCGCGCTGGACACCGTTGTGGATCATCCGCACATTGCCCTATGTGGGCGATGAGGCGCACACCAAGGCCAAGCCGCTGGCCGACGCCATTTCGACACGGGCGCTGGCGGTGGGGACGCTGTGGTGCATCGGTGCCGGGCTGGTGGCGGGGCGTTGGCTATCGGTGGAGGTGTTGGGCGCTGCCGCCACGGGTGCGCTGCTGGCGCTCGCGGCGATGCGGGCGTGGCTCGACCGGCGCTTGCAGGGCTTCACCGGCGATACGCTGGGCGCGACGCAGCAGGTGACCGAGCTGGCGGTGTACCTCGGCATCGCGGTGGCGTTGGGGCTGACCGCGCGGTTCGGGGGGTGA
- the cobT gene encoding nicotinate-nucleotide--dimethylbenzimidazole phosphoribosyltransferase — MDILSRVIDDIEDAALAARLQHQLDNKTKPRGSLGRLEALALRLGIILGTEAPLLQAPQLVVFAGDHGLAAHGVSAYPSDVTWQMVENFLAGGAAVSVLARQHGLALTVVDCGVRHDFAPRPGLVIAKVAPGTADALQGPAMTEAQCRQAIDNGARLVQGLPGNVLLLGEMGIGNTSAAALLMSRLTGLDIADCTGAGTGLDADGVQRKVEVLRAVLQRHPDARAPLQALAALGGFEIATMVGAVLQAAAERRVIVVDGFITSAAVLVAARMQPAVLQRCVFAHRSGERGHALLLAQLRAEPLLDLGLRLGEGSGAALAWPLLVSACAILREMASFDSAGVSRASAATVV, encoded by the coding sequence ATGGATATTTTGAGCCGGGTGATCGACGACATCGAGGACGCCGCGCTGGCGGCGCGCCTGCAGCACCAGCTGGACAACAAGACCAAGCCGCGCGGCTCGCTGGGGCGGCTGGAGGCGCTGGCGCTGCGGCTGGGGATCATCCTCGGCACGGAGGCGCCGCTGCTGCAGGCGCCGCAGCTGGTGGTGTTCGCCGGTGATCACGGTTTGGCGGCGCACGGCGTATCGGCGTATCCGAGCGACGTCACGTGGCAGATGGTGGAAAACTTCCTCGCGGGTGGGGCGGCGGTCAGCGTCCTGGCGCGCCAGCACGGGCTGGCGTTGACCGTGGTGGACTGCGGCGTGCGCCATGACTTCGCGCCGCGGCCCGGGCTGGTCATCGCCAAGGTTGCGCCCGGCACCGCCGACGCGCTGCAGGGCCCCGCGATGACCGAGGCGCAGTGTCGTCAGGCCATCGACAACGGCGCGCGGCTGGTGCAGGGGCTGCCGGGCAACGTGCTGCTGCTGGGCGAGATGGGCATCGGCAACACGTCGGCCGCGGCGCTGTTGATGAGCCGGCTGACCGGGCTGGACATCGCCGACTGTACCGGGGCGGGCACCGGGCTGGACGCCGACGGGGTGCAGCGCAAGGTCGAGGTGCTGCGCGCGGTGTTGCAGCGGCACCCCGACGCGCGCGCGCCGCTGCAGGCGCTGGCGGCGCTGGGCGGCTTCGAGATCGCGACCATGGTCGGGGCCGTGCTGCAAGCCGCGGCCGAGCGGCGCGTGATCGTCGTCGATGGCTTCATCACCAGCGCGGCCGTGCTGGTGGCGGCCCGTATGCAGCCCGCGGTGCTGCAGCGTTGCGTCTTCGCGCACCGGTCGGGCGAGCGCGGGCATGCGTTGCTGCTGGCCCAACTGCGCGCGGAGCCGCTGTTGGATCTGGGGCTGCGGCTGGGCGAGGGGTCGGGGGCGGCGCTGGCGTGGCCGCTGCTCGTGTCGGCGTGCGCCATCCTGCGCGAGATGGCCAGCTTCGACTCAGCGGGGGTTTCGCGTGCCAGCGCGGCGACGGTGGTTTGA
- a CDS encoding cobyric acid synthase — MAARAVMVLGTSSGAGKSWLATALCRYYAREGFRVAPFKAQNMSNNARVVATPEGGEGEIGAAQYFQALAAGVEPDVRMNPLLLKPEADTRSQVVLLGRVDPALSALPWRARGAVVWPRVAQALDALRAEHDVVVIEGAGSPAEINLMDSDIVNLRVARHAQARCLLVADIDRGGAFAHLYGTWALLPPEDRARIRGFVLNKFRGDAALLAPAPERLQALTGISTVATVPLLRGHGLPEEDGVFDDRATACGAVRLTVAVVVYPRISNLDEFEPLRAVPGVRLVWARTPADVVGADWIILPGSKATVADLAWLRAQGLDQAVVAHAARGGAVLGICGGLQMLGEAIVDPHGVEAVGQGDAPGLGLLPLVTAFERQKTVRRTRVTCGRVAGPWAALSALTLVGYEIHHGQTVPHPAMVAAGARVHEVVPGLVWQNAAGNVLGCYVHGLFENAAVLRALFGAAVPTLETVFDRLADTVARSFAPGTLDALVAKE; from the coding sequence ATGGCGGCACGGGCCGTGATGGTGCTGGGCACGAGCAGCGGTGCCGGCAAGAGCTGGCTGGCCACCGCGCTCTGTCGGTACTACGCCCGAGAGGGGTTTCGCGTCGCGCCCTTCAAGGCGCAGAACATGAGCAACAACGCGCGCGTGGTCGCCACACCCGAAGGGGGCGAGGGGGAAATCGGTGCCGCGCAGTATTTTCAGGCGCTCGCAGCCGGCGTCGAGCCCGACGTGCGCATGAACCCGCTGCTGCTCAAGCCCGAGGCCGATACGCGCAGCCAGGTGGTGCTGCTCGGCCGTGTGGACCCGGCGCTGTCGGCGCTGCCGTGGCGCGCGCGCGGTGCCGTGGTGTGGCCTCGCGTGGCGCAGGCGCTGGACGCGCTGCGTGCTGAACACGACGTGGTGGTGATCGAAGGGGCAGGGTCGCCAGCGGAAATCAACCTGATGGACAGCGACATCGTCAACCTGCGCGTGGCGCGCCATGCCCAGGCGCGCTGCCTGCTGGTGGCCGATATCGACCGCGGTGGGGCGTTTGCGCATCTGTACGGGACGTGGGCGCTGCTGCCGCCCGAAGACCGGGCACGCATCCGTGGCTTTGTGCTCAACAAGTTCCGCGGGGATGCGGCGCTGCTGGCCCCGGCACCCGAGCGGCTGCAGGCGCTGACCGGCATCTCGACGGTGGCCACGGTGCCGCTGCTGCGTGGCCACGGCCTGCCGGAGGAGGACGGTGTATTCGACGATCGTGCCACGGCGTGCGGTGCGGTGCGGCTGACGGTGGCGGTGGTCGTGTATCCGCGCATCAGCAACCTGGACGAGTTCGAGCCGTTGCGCGCCGTGCCCGGTGTGCGCCTCGTGTGGGCGCGCACGCCCGCGGATGTCGTCGGGGCGGACTGGATCATTCTGCCGGGCTCCAAGGCCACGGTGGCCGACCTCGCGTGGCTGCGCGCGCAGGGACTGGATCAGGCGGTGGTGGCGCACGCGGCGCGCGGCGGCGCGGTGCTGGGCATTTGCGGTGGGTTGCAGATGCTGGGCGAGGCCATCGTCGACCCCCACGGCGTCGAGGCGGTGGGGCAGGGCGATGCGCCGGGGCTGGGGCTGCTGCCGCTGGTGACGGCGTTCGAGCGGCAAAAAACCGTGCGCCGCACGCGCGTGACGTGCGGCCGTGTGGCGGGGCCGTGGGCCGCACTGTCCGCGCTAACCCTCGTGGGCTACGAGATTCACCACGGTCAGACGGTGCCGCACCCGGCGATGGTGGCCGCGGGCGCGCGTGTGCACGAGGTCGTGCCCGGCCTGGTGTGGCAAAACGCCGCGGGCAACGTACTGGGCTGTTACGTGCACGGGCTGTTTGAAAATGCCGCGGTGTTGCGGGCGCTTTTCGGCGCGGCAGTACCGACGTTGGAGACGGTATTCGATCGATTGGCTGACACGGTCGCGCGGAGCTTCGCGCCCGGGACGCTGGATGCGCTGGTTGCCAAGGAGTAA
- a CDS encoding aminotransferase class I/II-fold pyridoxal phosphate-dependent enzyme: MDEGVGARREHGGPDALGVPCWDFSTNTHPCGPCPLACPEIAQAARQHYPDPAYTALRQALAQWHGVSAERILIAASGSEWIMRFAAWACRRGWRRAWWPTPGYGDYAHAARVWGLQRCDNASVVEVGWLCDPGSPTGEPLDAAQAHALLSAAAQLTLDLAYEPLRLEGSGVPDDIRRRCWQLITPNKALGLTGVRAAYVIAPEHASLQDIAALNALAPSWPIGADGVAMLRAWVRPAVQQWLCSSLPTLRQWKVELMMCLQALGWVVAPGQASFLCASPPAPISAQALRAAGVKLRDATSLGMPGWWRLSVQPPSAVAALARQLRRQAPRPVQEER, translated from the coding sequence ATGGACGAAGGGGTTGGTGCGCGGCGCGAGCACGGTGGGCCCGATGCACTGGGGGTGCCGTGCTGGGACTTCTCGACCAATACCCATCCCTGCGGGCCCTGTCCGCTGGCTTGCCCCGAGATAGCGCAAGCGGCTCGGCAACACTATCCGGATCCCGCGTATACCGCTTTGCGCCAGGCGTTGGCCCAATGGCACGGCGTGTCCGCTGAGCGCATCCTCATCGCCGCCAGCGGCAGCGAATGGATCATGCGGTTTGCCGCTTGGGCATGCCGCCGGGGGTGGCGGCGCGCTTGGTGGCCCACTCCGGGCTATGGGGACTACGCACACGCGGCGCGCGTGTGGGGGCTTCAACGCTGTGACAACGCTTCTGTCGTGGAGGTGGGGTGGCTGTGTGATCCTGGCAGCCCCACCGGCGAGCCGTTGGACGCCGCGCAAGCACACGCGCTGCTGTCGGCCGCCGCGCAGCTGACGCTGGACTTGGCCTATGAACCCTTGCGGTTGGAGGGCAGTGGGGTGCCAGACGACATCCGTCGGCGCTGCTGGCAGCTCATTACCCCCAACAAAGCGCTGGGGCTGACGGGGGTGCGTGCGGCATACGTGATCGCCCCCGAGCACGCGTCGCTGCAGGATATCGCCGCGTTGAATGCCTTGGCACCGTCGTGGCCCATCGGTGCCGATGGCGTGGCGATGTTGCGCGCATGGGTGCGCCCGGCCGTGCAGCAGTGGCTGTGCAGCAGCTTGCCGACGTTGCGGCAGTGGAAGGTGGAGCTGATGATGTGCTTGCAAGCGTTGGGGTGGGTCGTTGCGCCGGGGCAGGCGTCCTTCCTTTGTGCCAGCCCCCCCGCGCCGATATCGGCCCAGGCGTTGCGCGCAGCCGGTGTGAAGTTGCGTGACGCCACTTCGCTGGGGATGCCGGGTTGGTGGCGGTTGAGTGTGCAGCCCCCGTCGGCGGTGGCGGCGTTGGCGCGCCAGTTGCGTCGCCAGGCCCCGCGCCCCGTGCAGGAGGAGCGGTGA
- the cbiB gene encoding adenosylcobinamide-phosphate synthase CbiB has protein sequence MIDWLWGEPPARWHPVVWMGAYLQRAGAWAAPPVEAPAHAQRWAGVRGALAWVAGAVACVVLALGLQTLVAALPVAVQAVLYGVLLKPLLAWRMLHDEVAAVEAALGVSLQAGRQQVARLVSRDVSALDEGEVRQAAIATLAENLNDSVVAPLCWWWLAGLPGVVLYRYANTADAMWGYRGERGGRVWTRAGCWAARADDVLSWWPARATAMLLWLAAPQRLPWRAWRASVLATPSPNGGWPMGTMACLLGVVLGKRGVYTLNPQGVIPAATHMRRALVVSRRAVLAVAVGAAFGAMAAVTAG, from the coding sequence ATGATCGATTGGCTGTGGGGAGAGCCCCCGGCACGCTGGCACCCCGTCGTGTGGATGGGAGCGTATTTGCAGCGTGCCGGTGCGTGGGCAGCACCGCCCGTGGAGGCGCCCGCCCACGCGCAGCGCTGGGCGGGCGTGCGCGGTGCGCTCGCGTGGGTCGCGGGGGCGGTGGCGTGTGTGGTACTTGCACTCGGTTTGCAAACGCTGGTGGCTGCCTTGCCCGTGGCGGTGCAAGCCGTGCTGTATGGCGTGCTCCTCAAGCCGCTGCTGGCGTGGCGTATGTTGCACGACGAGGTGGCGGCGGTGGAGGCGGCCTTGGGCGTGTCGCTGCAGGCGGGGCGGCAACAGGTGGCCCGGCTGGTCAGTCGCGATGTGAGCGCGTTGGATGAGGGGGAGGTGCGGCAAGCCGCCATCGCCACGCTGGCGGAAAATTTGAACGATTCGGTCGTGGCACCGCTGTGCTGGTGGTGGCTGGCGGGACTGCCGGGCGTGGTGTTGTATCGCTATGCCAACACAGCCGACGCCATGTGGGGCTACCGCGGTGAGCGCGGGGGGCGCGTTTGGACGCGCGCGGGGTGTTGGGCGGCGCGTGCCGACGATGTGTTGTCCTGGTGGCCGGCACGCGCCACCGCCATGTTGCTGTGGCTGGCTGCGCCGCAGCGCTTGCCGTGGCGAGCATGGCGGGCGAGTGTGCTGGCAACCCCTTCACCCAACGGGGGATGGCCGATGGGAACGATGGCGTGTCTGTTGGGGGTGGTGTTGGGTAAGCGGGGGGTGTACACCCTCAACCCCCAGGGGGTGATCCCTGCCGCGACCCACATGCGACGGGCGTTGGTTGTGTCGCGGCGGGCGGTGCTCGCCGTGGCGGTTGGGGCCGCGTTCGGGGCGATGGCAGCGGTGACGGCGGGATGA
- a CDS encoding vWA domain-containing protein, which yields MDWPTTLRRKGPRALQRRHVQWRLGAVVPVAMHVIVLDISGSMAWGQRAARAKAYAAAIVEGARRSGAWVALLAVGGQHAQWVLRPRAARRSAVQRMQALGCGGGTPMQQAALQVEEVLCAHARHYPAAYRHVWVLTDGRVRTVPMRPLAAHEVTVVDFDDDPVPLGQARRWAAAWGARWLLAAAGCPGLAGGRDG from the coding sequence GTGGATTGGCCCACGACACTGCGCCGCAAGGGGCCGCGCGCGCTGCAGCGACGGCATGTGCAGTGGCGGTTGGGCGCGGTGGTACCGGTCGCCATGCACGTGATCGTCCTGGATATTTCGGGCTCCATGGCTTGGGGGCAGCGCGCGGCAAGGGCCAAAGCGTACGCAGCGGCTATCGTGGAGGGCGCGCGGCGCAGCGGTGCGTGGGTGGCGCTACTGGCAGTCGGAGGGCAGCACGCGCAGTGGGTGCTGCGGCCACGGGCGGCGCGCCGCTCCGCAGTGCAGCGCATGCAGGCGCTGGGTTGTGGTGGCGGCACGCCCATGCAGCAGGCGGCGCTGCAAGTGGAGGAGGTCCTTTGTGCGCACGCGCGCCACTACCCGGCGGCGTATCGGCACGTGTGGGTGCTCACCGATGGTCGCGTGCGTACCGTGCCGATGCGACCGCTGGCCGCGCATGAGGTCACGGTGGTGGATTTTGATGATGACCCGGTGCCGCTCGGCCAAGCGCGGCGCTGGGCCGCCGCTTGGGGCGCGCGTTGGTTGTTGGCCGCGGCTGGCTGCCCGGGCCTGGCGGGGGGGCGCGATGGTTGA
- a CDS encoding ATP-binding protein, translated as MTAAQPEALWAGEQPPAFPLVALVGQPQLQLALLLAAVDPSMGGVLISGPRGTAKSTAARALAALMPEVPFVTLPLSATLEQVVGTLDLEGALRDGRVRFAPGVLARAHEGVLYVDEVNLLADVLVDALLDAAASGVNTVERDGVSHRHPARFVLVGTMNPEEGELRPQLLDRFGLYVAMQNPPDSATRAAIVRQRLAYEADPVGFVQRHAAASASVAQRLRCARERLATVTWDDAILEHVAQCCQAARVDGVRADLVLLKAARAHAAWHGRATVAVDDVEAVQALALAHRCGGSPASGREPSPPPQSMSASMAAPTSQGGSPAPLDGTAAGHHPAPVRAAPGDVSPGGGDASAGDWGAMEPEPITVPQPALPQWADWWPKKP; from the coding sequence ATGACGGCGGCACAGCCTGAAGCCTTGTGGGCGGGGGAGCAGCCCCCAGCGTTCCCGCTGGTGGCGCTGGTGGGGCAGCCGCAGCTGCAACTGGCGCTGCTGTTGGCCGCGGTCGACCCCAGCATGGGAGGGGTGCTCATCAGCGGGCCTCGAGGAACCGCCAAATCGACGGCAGCGCGTGCGTTGGCAGCATTGATGCCGGAGGTGCCGTTCGTGACGCTGCCCTTGTCAGCCACGTTGGAACAGGTGGTGGGCACCCTCGATCTCGAGGGGGCGTTGCGTGACGGGCGGGTGCGGTTTGCGCCGGGGGTGCTGGCCCGCGCACACGAGGGCGTTCTCTACGTCGACGAGGTCAATCTGCTGGCCGATGTGTTGGTGGATGCCTTGCTCGATGCCGCTGCCAGCGGGGTCAATACGGTCGAACGCGACGGCGTCTCACACCGCCACCCGGCGCGCTTCGTCTTGGTGGGCACGATGAATCCCGAGGAGGGGGAGCTGCGCCCGCAGCTGCTCGACCGCTTCGGCCTGTATGTGGCCATGCAAAATCCGCCCGATTCGGCCACGCGGGCCGCCATTGTGCGCCAACGCTTGGCCTACGAAGCCGACCCCGTCGGGTTCGTGCAGCGACACGCGGCGGCGTCGGCATCCGTCGCGCAGCGCCTGCGCTGCGCGCGCGAGCGGCTGGCGACTGTCACGTGGGACGACGCGATCCTCGAGCACGTTGCCCAATGCTGCCAAGCGGCGCGGGTCGACGGGGTGCGTGCGGATTTGGTGTTGCTCAAAGCCGCCCGCGCACACGCGGCGTGGCATGGGCGCGCTACCGTGGCGGTGGACGATGTCGAGGCGGTCCAGGCGTTGGCCTTGGCGCATCGCTGTGGAGGGAGCCCGGCGAGCGGGAGGGAGCCGTCGCCGCCGCCGCAATCGATGTCAGCCAGCATGGCAGCGCCAACGTCCCAGGGGGGATCACCGGCACCGCTCGATGGGACAGCAGCGGGGCATCACCCCGCACCGGTGCGCGCCGCACCGGGTGACGTGAGTCCAGGGGGGGGCGATGCGTCCGCCGGCGACTGGGGTGCCATGGAGCCGGAGCCGATCACAGTGCCTCAACCCGCGTTACCGCAATGGGCAGACTGGTGGCCAAAAAAGCCCTAG